The Thermomonospora amylolytica sequence GCGGTGCCGCTCGGCAAGACCGCGACTCCCGAGTTCGGGCTGACCTGCTACACCGAATCGGCCGTGTCGCCCCCGACCAGGACGCCCTGGGACCTCACCCGGTCGGCCGGCGGGTCCAGCGGCGGGGCGGCCGCCGCGGTCGCCGCCGGGCTGGTCCCGGCGGCGCACGGCAGCGACGGCGGCGGGTCCGTCCGCATCCCCGCCTCGGCCTGCGGGGTGTTCGGGATCAAACCGACCCGCGGCCGGATCTCCCGCGGCCCCGCCGCGCCCGACCTGTTCGGCCTGGTCACCGACGGGCCCATCGCCCGCACCGTGCGCGACGCCGCGGCCCTGCTGGACGCCATGCGGGGCCCGTTCCACGGGGACCTGTTCGCCGCGCCCCCGCCGCCGGGGTCCTTCCTGGCCTGCGCCGACCGGGACCCCGGGCGGCTGCGGATCGCCCGCCGCATCGACCCGATGGTCCCCGACGCCAAGGTCCACCCCGACTGCGCGGCGGCGTTCGAGGACGCCTCCGCCCTGCTGGAGGAACTGGGGCACGAGGTGGTGGACGCGCCGCCGCTGTTCGGCCCCGAACTGGCGGCCGACTTCGAGACCCTGTGGACGGTCCTGGCGACCCTCGACCCGGTGGACCCCGCCGACGAGGAACGGCTCCAGCCGTTCACCCGGTGGCTGCGCGAACGGGGCCGCCGCGTCACCGGCACCGCGCTGATGCGGGCGCACGCCCGGATCCAGGCCGCCCTGCGCAGGGCGTTCGCGGCGATGGACGCCTTCGACGCGATCCTGTCGCCCACTCTGGCGGCGCCGCCCGTGCCCATCGGCCACTTCCACGAGGCCGACCCGGCGGAGAACCTGCGGCGGCAGCACCACTTCACCCCGTTCGCGGCCGCCTACAACCTGTCCGGCCAGCCCGCCGTCAACGTCCCGCTGTACTGGAACGACGCCGGCCTGCCGATCGGCGTGATGATCGCCGGGCGGCTCGGCGGGGAGGGCACGCTGATCTCCCTGTCCGCCCAGCTCGAGGCCGCCCGGCCGTGGCGGGACCGCCGTCCGGAGATCTGGTACGGCTGAGGCGGCCCCCGGCGGGCATGTCATAAGCCGTGGCGGACGAGCAACTGATCAGGCTGGCCCGGGCGCATCGGGTCGGGACCGAGTACATCGACTGGCGGGGACGCAGGGCGGCCGTCCCTCCGGACACCATCGTGGCGGTGCTGGGCGCGCTCGGCGTGGACGCCTCCACCCCCGCCGCCGTCCGGGACGCCCTGACCGGCCTGGAGGAACGCCGCCGCACCCGGCTGCTGCCCCCGGTGGTCGTCTACCGCAAGCCCGGGGCCGCGGGCCCGCCGGGCGACGACGAGCTCCCCGTTCCCGGTGACGGCGTCGAGCTGACGGTGACCCTGGACAGCGGTGAGACGCTGGTGCTGCTCGGCCGCCGCAGGCTCCCCGACGACACCCCGTACGGCTGGCACCGGCTGCGGGCCAGGCGCGGATCCCACGAGCAGGCGCACGAG is a genomic window containing:
- a CDS encoding amidase: MTPIHELTALQQAAAVRAGELSPVTLVEHCLARIERLDPLVGAFVTVAAEQAVAEAGRAARRSEDVPPLHGVPVAIKDLTAVRGMRTTCGSAVCADRVADADDLVVTRLRAAGAVPLGKTATPEFGLTCYTESAVSPPTRTPWDLTRSAGGSSGGAAAAVAAGLVPAAHGSDGGGSVRIPASACGVFGIKPTRGRISRGPAAPDLFGLVTDGPIARTVRDAAALLDAMRGPFHGDLFAAPPPPGSFLACADRDPGRLRIARRIDPMVPDAKVHPDCAAAFEDASALLEELGHEVVDAPPLFGPELAADFETLWTVLATLDPVDPADEERLQPFTRWLRERGRRVTGTALMRAHARIQAALRRAFAAMDAFDAILSPTLAAPPVPIGHFHEADPAENLRRQHHFTPFAAAYNLSGQPAVNVPLYWNDAGLPIGVMIAGRLGGEGTLISLSAQLEAARPWRDRRPEIWYG